In Mercenaria mercenaria strain notata chromosome 15, MADL_Memer_1, whole genome shotgun sequence, a single genomic region encodes these proteins:
- the LOC123556665 gene encoding G-protein coupled receptor GRL101-like has product MRRTTLQFLLWIIGILAIAGNIFSIVYRMLFDKKRLKMVYGIFVTNLAVADLLMGVYMLIIAIADSVYRGRYIEEDEHWRRSAWCSLAGILSTVSSEASVLFISLITVDRLLVIKYPFGSVRITTRLAKVMVLFCWIICFLIAILPIVQSNYFGDQFYSKSAVCLALPLTKDRSVGWLYSIVIFIGFNFVTFVMIALGQTMIYYEIRHQSLAMKKNSSARRNDLKVARNLLLVVTTDFSCWFPIGCMGLLSVNGQTIPGEVYAWTAVLVLPINSAINPFLYTVMAIINSKKFNPSVNEQQSMSEHIKGKRKAFQQACGMWFPDPKVDFDVVDPKNNAVLELKPDDLLKIFADVFKSLHLYHKHGLFYKEIKPENVLIYIQPNLTYGGVRIKQISIAFSRKTETKQDIYMIGEIMRPLAKC; this is encoded by the exons ATGAGGCGAACTACTCTTCAGTTTTTACTTTGGATAATCGGTATACTCGCTATAgctggaaatattttttccatagtGTATCGCATGTTGTTTGACAAGAAACGTCTGAAAATGGTATATGGAATTTTTGTGACAAATCTTGCTGTGGCTGATTTATTGATGGGAGTGTATATGCTGATCATTGCAATAGCTGACAGTGTCTACCGTGGTAG ATATATTGAAGAAGATGAGCATTGGAGAAGGAGCGCTTGGTGCAGCTTGGCCGGCATATTATCTACTGTTTCTTCAGAAGCTAGCGTCCTCTTTATTTCCCTGATTACTGTTGACAGGCTTCTTGTTATTAAATACCCATTTGGATCAGTGCGAATTACAACACGTCTTGCCAAAGTGATGGTCCTCTTTTGTTGGATTATTTGCTTTCTTATTGCTATTTTACCTATTGTACAGTCAAATTATTTTGGGGATCAGTTTTATTCTAAATCCGCCGTGTGTCTAGCTTTACCACTTACTAAAGATCGGTCTGTCGGATGGTTGTACTCTATTGTTATTTTTATCGGGTTCAATTTCGTAACATTTGTTATGATAGCATTAGGCCAAACAATGATCTACTATGAAATTCGACATCAGTCATTAGCGATGAAAAAGAACAGCTCTGCAAGACGGAATGATTTGAAAGTTGCCAGGAATCTGTTACTTGTTGTAACAACAGATTTTTCCTGCTGGTTTCCAATTGGATGCATGG GTTTATTGTCTGTGAACGGGCAGACTATACCTGGAGAGGTATACGCATGGACTGCAGTTTTAGTACTACCAATTAATTCTGCCATTAACCCATTCTTGTATACCGTAATGGCTATAATAAATAGCAAG AAATTCAATCCGAGCGTGAACGAACAACAGAGTATGTCAGAGCACATTAAAG gAAAGAGAAAGGCGTTTCAGCAAGCATGTGGCATGTGGTTTCCAGATCCAAAAGTCGACTTTGATGTTGTCGATCCGAAGAACAATGCTGTATTAGAATTGAAGCCTGACGATCTACTTAAGATTTTTGCGGATGTATTTAAAAGCCTGCATTTATATCACAAACATGGGCTGTTTTACAAAGAAATTAAACCAGAAAACGTGCTCATATACATACAACCAAACCtg ACATATGGAGGAGTCAGAATCAAACAGATATCAATTGCATTCTccagaaaaactgaaacaaaacaaGACATATACATGATTGGTGAGATTATGAGGCCATTGGCCAAATGCTAA